One Pseudomonas tolaasii NCPPB 2192 genomic window carries:
- a CDS encoding choline ABC transporter substrate-binding protein — translation MNRLISRCVLALSASAILSTSVFAADAESCRNVRMGVVNWTDVIATSAMTQVLLDGLGYKTKQTSASQQIIFAGIRDQRLDLFLGYWNPLMTQTITPFVDAKQVKVLDKPSLEDARATLAVPTYLADKGLKTFADIAKFEKELGGKIYGIEPGSGANTQIKAMIAKNQFGLGKFQLVESSEAGMLAAVDRAVRRKEAVVFFGWAPHPMNVNVAMTYLTGSDDALGPNEGMATVWSVTSPTYAEQCPNVNKLLTNLTFTAADESRMMQPLLDHKDAIESAKQWLKDHPQDQARWLEGVTTFDGKPAAANLQLTSK, via the coding sequence ATGAACCGACTGATCAGCCGCTGCGTGCTTGCACTCAGCGCCAGCGCCATCTTGAGCACCAGCGTATTCGCGGCCGACGCAGAATCCTGCCGGAACGTGCGCATGGGCGTGGTGAACTGGACCGACGTAATCGCCACCAGCGCCATGACCCAAGTGTTGCTCGACGGCCTCGGCTACAAGACCAAACAAACCAGCGCCTCCCAGCAAATCATCTTCGCCGGCATCCGCGACCAACGCCTGGACCTGTTCCTGGGCTACTGGAACCCGCTGATGACCCAGACCATCACGCCGTTCGTCGACGCCAAGCAGGTCAAAGTCCTCGACAAACCGAGCCTGGAAGACGCGCGCGCCACCCTCGCCGTGCCGACTTACCTGGCGGACAAGGGGCTGAAGACCTTTGCTGACATCGCCAAGTTTGAAAAAGAGTTGGGCGGCAAGATCTACGGCATCGAACCGGGCTCGGGCGCCAACACCCAGATCAAGGCGATGATCGCCAAGAACCAGTTCGGCCTGGGCAAGTTCCAGCTGGTTGAATCCAGTGAAGCCGGCATGCTCGCCGCGGTCGACCGCGCCGTGCGTCGCAAAGAGGCTGTGGTGTTCTTCGGCTGGGCGCCGCACCCGATGAACGTCAACGTCGCCATGACCTACCTCACCGGCAGCGACGACGCCCTGGGCCCGAACGAAGGCATGGCCACGGTGTGGAGCGTGACGTCGCCGACCTACGCCGAACAGTGCCCCAACGTGAACAAACTGCTGACCAACCTGACCTTCACCGCCGCCGACGAGAGCCGGATGATGCAGCCGTTGCTGGACCACAAGGACGCCATCGAGTCCGCCAAACAGTGGCTCAAGGATCACCCCCAAGACCAGGCCCGCTGGCTGGAAGGCGTGACCACCTTTGACGGCAAACCGGCTGCGGCCAACCTGCAATTGACCAGCAAATAA
- a CDS encoding 3-keto-5-aminohexanoate cleavage protein → MNHDVIITCALTGAGDTTSKSPHVPVTPKQIAAAAVEAAKAGATVVHCHVRDPQTGKFSRDVALYREVMERIREADIDIIVNLTAGMGGDLEIGGGENPMEFGPNTDLVGPLTRLAHVEELLPEICTLDCGTLNFGDGDTIYVSTPAQLRAGAKRIQELGVKAELEIFDTGHLWFAKQMIKEGLLDNPLFQLCLGIPWGAPADTTTMKAMVDNLPADAVWAGFGIGRMQMPMAAQAVLLGGNVRVGLEDNLWLDKGVLATNGQLVERASEILSRLGARVMTPAEGRVKMGLTKRG, encoded by the coding sequence ATGAATCACGACGTCATCATCACCTGCGCACTCACCGGTGCTGGCGACACGACCAGCAAAAGCCCCCACGTGCCGGTCACTCCCAAACAAATCGCCGCCGCCGCCGTGGAGGCCGCCAAGGCTGGCGCCACCGTCGTGCATTGCCATGTGCGTGATCCGCAAACCGGCAAATTCAGCCGCGACGTGGCCCTGTACCGCGAAGTGATGGAGCGCATCCGCGAGGCCGACATCGACATCATCGTCAACCTCACCGCCGGCATGGGCGGAGACCTGGAGATCGGCGGCGGCGAGAACCCGATGGAGTTCGGCCCCAATACCGACCTGGTGGGCCCGCTGACCCGCCTGGCCCACGTGGAAGAGCTGCTGCCTGAAATCTGCACCCTGGACTGCGGCACCCTGAACTTCGGCGACGGCGACACCATTTACGTGTCCACCCCGGCGCAACTGCGTGCGGGCGCCAAGCGCATTCAAGAGCTGGGCGTGAAGGCCGAGCTGGAAATCTTCGATACCGGTCACCTGTGGTTCGCCAAGCAGATGATCAAGGAAGGCCTGCTCGACAACCCGCTGTTCCAGCTGTGCCTGGGCATCCCGTGGGGCGCCCCGGCCGACACCACCACCATGAAGGCCATGGTCGACAACCTGCCGGCCGACGCGGTGTGGGCGGGCTTCGGCATCGGCCGCATGCAAATGCCGATGGCCGCGCAAGCGGTGCTGCTGGGCGGCAACGTGCGGGTCGGCCTGGAAGACAACCTGTGGCTGGACAAGGGCGTGCTTGCCACCAACGGCCAGTTGGTGGAACGCGCCAGTGAAATCCTCAGCCGCTTGGGGGCGCGGGTCATGACCCCGGCCGAAGGCCGCGTGAAGATGGGCCTGACCAAGCGCGGCTGA
- a CDS encoding L-carnitine dehydrogenase: MSFITEIKTFAALGSGVIGSGWVSRALAHGLDVVAWDPAPGAEAALRKRVANAWGALEKQGLAPGASQDRLRFVATIEECVKDADFIQESAPERLELKLDLHSKISAAAKPNALIGSSTSGLLPSEFYEGSTHPERCVVGHPFNPVYLLPLVEVVGGKNTAPEAIQAAIKVYESLGMRPLHVRKEVPGFIADRLLEALWREALHLVNDGVATTGEIDDAIRFGAGLRWSFMGTFLTYTLAGGDAGMRHFMAQFGPALQLPWTYLPAPELTDKLIDDVVEGTSDQLGKHSISALERYRDDCLLAVLEAVKTTKEKHGMSFAE, from the coding sequence ATGAGCTTTATCACCGAAATCAAAACCTTCGCCGCCCTCGGCAGCGGTGTCATCGGCAGCGGCTGGGTGTCGCGCGCACTCGCCCATGGCCTGGATGTAGTGGCCTGGGACCCTGCGCCCGGCGCTGAAGCCGCCCTGCGCAAACGCGTCGCCAATGCCTGGGGTGCCCTGGAGAAACAAGGCTTGGCGCCTGGCGCGTCCCAGGACCGCCTGCGTTTTGTCGCCACCATCGAAGAATGCGTGAAAGATGCCGATTTCATCCAGGAAAGCGCCCCGGAGCGCCTGGAACTCAAATTGGACTTGCACAGCAAAATCAGCGCGGCGGCCAAGCCGAATGCGTTGATTGGTTCGAGCACCTCGGGCCTGTTGCCGAGCGAATTCTACGAAGGCTCGACCCACCCGGAACGCTGCGTGGTCGGCCACCCGTTCAACCCGGTTTACTTGCTGCCGCTGGTGGAAGTGGTGGGTGGCAAAAACACTGCACCGGAAGCGATCCAGGCGGCGATCAAGGTGTATGAATCCCTCGGCATGCGCCCGCTGCACGTGCGCAAGGAAGTCCCGGGTTTTATCGCCGACCGCCTGCTGGAAGCACTGTGGCGCGAGGCGCTGCATCTGGTGAATGACGGCGTGGCAACCACCGGCGAAATCGATGACGCCATTCGTTTTGGTGCCGGTTTGCGTTGGTCGTTCATGGGCACTTTCCTGACCTATACCCTGGCCGGTGGCGATGCCGGCATGCGGCACTTCATGGCGCAATTCGGCCCGGCACTGCAATTGCCATGGACGTATTTGCCGGCGCCGGAGCTGACCGACAAATTGATTGACGATGTGGTGGAGGGCACCAGCGACCAGCTGGGCAAACACAGCATTTCGGCGCTGGAGCGCTATCGTGATGATTGCCTGCTGGCGGTGTTGGAGGCGGTGAAAACCACCAAGGAAAAACACGGTATGAGCTTCGCCGAATAA
- a CDS encoding thioesterase family protein has product MPALTTYTTKILPDWVDYNGHLRDAFYLLIFSYATDALMDTLGLTSENREASGHSLFTLELHLNYLHEVKLGAEVEVHTQLIAHDAKRLHLYHSLHLVGDEKELAGNEQMLLHVDLAGPHSAPFTEATLEKLTAISAEQANLPRPALLGRVIGLPPKK; this is encoded by the coding sequence ATGCCTGCATTGACGACTTACACCACAAAAATTCTCCCCGACTGGGTGGACTACAACGGCCACCTGCGCGACGCGTTCTACCTGCTGATCTTCAGCTACGCCACCGACGCGCTGATGGACACCCTGGGGCTTACCAGTGAAAACCGCGAAGCCAGCGGCCACTCGCTGTTCACCCTGGAACTGCACTTGAACTACCTGCACGAAGTGAAACTCGGCGCCGAGGTGGAGGTGCACACCCAACTCATCGCCCATGACGCCAAGCGCCTGCACCTCTATCACAGCCTGCACCTCGTGGGCGACGAGAAGGAACTGGCGGGCAACGAACAGATGCTGCTGCACGTCGACCTCGCCGGCCCGCACTCGGCGCCGTTCACCGAGGCGACGCTGGAAAAACTCACGGCCATCAGCGCCGAACAGGCCAACCTGCCGCGTCCTGCCCTGCTTGGCCGAGTAATCGGATTGCCACCCAAAAAATAA
- a CDS encoding gamma-butyrobetaine dioxygenase, whose translation MQNAAAVADFRTYPKISDLADARVLEDQILVHWADGRASPFHHQWLRDNCPCAECVYSVTREQVLEIVDVEEHLGALSAHIDGGFLQVQWRGGHNSRFDPGWLRAHAYDDESRAERRAAKPKSVLWNHTFSLPVFDYAAVMQDPETLLQWLLALRDSGLTQIRGVPTEPGSLALIAKRISFIRESNFGVLFNVQSKADADSNAYTAFNLPLHTDLPTRELQPGLQFLHCLVNDANGGESIFVDGFAIAQALRAEDPEAFRALCEIPVEFRNKDRHSDYRRLAPIIALDALGDVAEIRMANFLRGPFDASVEQMPLLYRAYRRFIAMTREDRFRVVKRLNPGELWCFDNRRTLHARNAFDPASGARHFQGCYIDRDELLSRILVLQR comes from the coding sequence ATGCAAAACGCCGCCGCTGTTGCCGATTTTCGTACTTACCCAAAAATCAGCGACCTCGCGGATGCGCGAGTGCTGGAGGATCAGATCCTTGTGCATTGGGCCGACGGGCGGGCCAGTCCGTTTCATCACCAGTGGCTGCGCGACAACTGCCCCTGTGCGGAGTGCGTGTACAGCGTGACCCGCGAACAGGTGCTGGAAATCGTCGATGTAGAGGAACACCTCGGCGCCCTCAGTGCGCACATCGACGGCGGTTTCCTCCAAGTGCAATGGCGCGGCGGCCACAACAGCCGGTTTGATCCGGGCTGGCTGCGCGCCCACGCCTACGATGATGAGTCACGCGCTGAACGCCGCGCGGCGAAGCCCAAATCCGTGCTGTGGAACCATACCTTCTCGCTGCCGGTTTTCGACTACGCCGCCGTGATGCAAGACCCCGAGACGTTGCTGCAATGGCTGCTGGCCCTGCGTGACAGCGGCCTCACACAAATCCGTGGCGTGCCCACCGAGCCGGGCTCTTTGGCGCTGATCGCCAAACGCATTTCGTTTATCCGCGAAAGTAACTTCGGCGTGCTGTTCAACGTGCAGTCCAAAGCCGATGCCGACAGCAATGCCTACACCGCTTTCAACCTGCCACTGCACACTGATTTGCCCACCCGCGAGCTGCAACCGGGCCTGCAATTTCTGCATTGTCTGGTGAACGATGCCAACGGTGGCGAAAGCATTTTCGTCGACGGGTTTGCCATCGCCCAGGCCTTGCGCGCGGAAGACCCCGAGGCGTTTCGTGCGCTGTGTGAGATTCCGGTGGAGTTTCGCAATAAGGACCGTCACAGCGACTACCGCCGGCTCGCACCGATCATCGCGCTGGATGCCTTGGGCGACGTGGCGGAGATTCGCATGGCGAACTTCCTGCGCGGGCCGTTCGACGCCAGCGTGGAACAGATGCCGTTGCTGTATCGGGCATACCGGCGGTTTATTGCGATGACGCGGGAGGATCGTTTCCGTGTGGTCAAACGTCTGAACCCGGGGGAGTTGTGGTGCTTTGATAACCGGCGCACTTTGCATGCGCGCAATGCGTTTGACCCGGCGTCGGGGGCGCGGCATTTTCAGGGTTGCTACATCGACCGGGATGAGTTGTTGTCCAGGATATTGGTGTTGCAGCGTTAG